The following is a genomic window from Methanosphaera cuniculi.
TAGAGAATATGAGTCAATATCCTGATATAATACACATCCTGCATTAATAAAAGATCCATTACCAATCTTAATACCAGGATTTACACTTGTATTAATACCTGTTTTTACACCATCTCCAAATATAGCTCCAAGTTTTCTAAGTCCTGAATCTATACGTTTTCCCTTAACTGTTACAGGTACATGCTGATCATCAAATCTTAAATTTGCAAGGTTTGTACCAGCACCAAGATTACAGTTAACACCAATTACAGAATCACCTACATATGAAAGATGATTAACATTAGTATTATCCATTATAATACTATTTTTTATTTCAACAGCATTTCCTACATCAACATTATTACAAAGACAAGTAAATGGTCTTAAATATGTATTAGGTCCAACATCACAATTATCACCAATAAATACAGGACCTTGAATATAACATCCTGATCTTATAATACTATTTTTACCAAGATGTAATGCTCCATGAATTGTTACATTTTCTTCAACTTCACCTTGTATGTCATCTTCCATTTTTTCAAGGAATTTCTGGTTAGACTTAAGAAGTTCCCATGGTCTTCCCACATCCATCCAAGGTTCTTGTGAAATTAATCCTAGAATTTCATATTCTTTATCTAATGTTATTTGAAGAGAATCAGTTATTTCATATTCATTTCTTTCTGATATTTCAGTTTCACGTATTGCATCAAATATTTCCTGACTAAAAAGATATATTCCAGCATTAGCAAGTTGACTAGGTGCATTTTCTGGTTCTGGTTTTTCAACTATTTCAACTATCTTATCATTTTGCATTGATACAATTCCATAATTTGATGGATCATCAACTTCAATAAGGGTAAGTACAGCTTTAACATCATTACTACGTCTTGTTGCATATTTTTCAATTAAGTTACGAATAAGATCATAGC
Proteins encoded in this region:
- the glmU gene encoding bifunctional sugar-1-phosphate nucleotidylyltransferase/acetyltransferase, producing MKAIILTAGEGTRMRPLTTTRPKTMLITGGKPLIQYNIESLRDAGIKDITLVVGYKHEVIEEYFGDGSEFGVNINYALQDGQLGTAHAIATAEKYIDESFIVLNGDIIVSYDLIRNLIEKYATRRSNDVKAVLTLIEVDDPSNYGIVSMQNDKIVEIVEKPEPENAPSQLANAGIYLFSQEIFDAIRETEISERNEYEITDSLQITLDKEYEILGLISQEPWMDVGRPWELLKSNQKFLEKMEDDIQGEVEENVTIHGALHLGKNSIIRSGCYIQGPVFIGDNCDVGPNTYLRPFTCLCNNVDVGNAVEIKNSIIMDNTNVNHLSYVGDSVIGVNCNLGAGTNLANLRFDDQHVPVTVKGKRIDSGLRKLGAIFGDGVKTGINTSVNPGIKIGNGSFINAGCVLYQDIDSYSLVTARCELDIRKIRKDEDDK